Genomic segment of Oxyura jamaicensis isolate SHBP4307 breed ruddy duck unplaced genomic scaffold, BPBGC_Ojam_1.0 oxyUn_random_OJ88479, whole genome shotgun sequence:
AACCCAAAGCTATGGGGAAGGGATAAATCCTTGGTGTACCAAGAAGAGTCAGGACTTGCTGGGATACAGGACCCCATGCTGAAGACATCTGAAAATGTCTGCTCTTCACATCGGGTCCCTGCTGTGACCCCGTGGATCCCCAGCAAAACCGCCCTGGTGTCTGCATTCATTTCCATGGATCCCCCCACAGACCCCTGGGTCTCTCCTGTGACCCCCCTGTATCTGAGCCTCCAAATAAAGGTGTTGGATCCTGGTGTGGTTTAACCTAAGCCCCACACAGCCGCTTGCTCACTGCCCCCGTGGGGTGAGGCAGAGagtcagaaaggtaaaagtgtcGCCCATGTGGCTTTTCTACAAAAAAATGCCCACTCTGagtgatgttttgttttctatcttAATTCTTAGCTATGGGAAGTAAAATTGCAAAAGCGATTATTGGGACCACCGCAGGAGTAGGTAAGTGGCTGGCCCCTGGCTTGGCCATGGAGGACCCATGTCATGGGGTGGGTGAGCAGAGCTTGGGGGCAAGCGCTGCCCTGTGCCTGGGCTGGGCACCCGGTGATGCTTCAGCCAGGCTCTGGTGTGCTGGGGAACCCGTCACCAGCCACTGCCGCAGCCCTGCATacctttccccttctccctgggGATGGGGCGTCCCGACCCTGTGTCCCACAGCCCTCGCTCTTTGCTCTGACACCCCATCTTCTTGGGATGGGACCTGGCATGTGGGTAGCAGATGTGtcgctgtccctgctgcaggactggCGCTCTACGGTGTCCCGGCATGTGTCTCTGCGCTGGGGTTTACGGCGGCCGGCATCGCCGCAGGGTCCATAGCTGCCAAGATGATGTCGGCGGCTGCCATAGCCAACAACGGAGGAGTGGCTGCCGGCAGCATCGTGGCCGTGCTGCAGTCGGTCGGTGAGTGGtggggtgctgagctgtgctgggaccATGCC
This window contains:
- the LOC118160099 gene encoding interferon alpha-inducible protein 27-like protein 2A isoform X2; protein product: MGSKIAKAIIGTTAGVGLALYGVPACVSALGFTAAGIAAGSIAAKMMSAAAIANNGGVAAGSIVAVLQSVGAAGLPVAAKIGLSSTLGWLGGQVGALFF
- the LOC118160099 gene encoding interferon alpha-inducible protein 27-like protein 2 isoform X1, which produces MTSEIAKVIIGTTAGVGLALYGVPACVSALGFTAAGIAAGSIAAKMMSAAAIANNGGVAAGSIVAVLQSVGAAGLPVAAKIGLSSTLGWLGGQVGALFF